The Saccharothrix variisporea genome has a segment encoding these proteins:
- a CDS encoding glycosyltransferase family 4 protein, with product MTGLRIAMIAPPWLELPPTGYGGTEAMCAHLVEQLTARGHEVVLVGVGRNGTSAARFIPTYRTPQCARMGQNTPEVVHAAELTAILSEVDADVVHDHSFAGPLLARGRAEPTVVTAHAPVTGEMGRYYRGLGDSVHLVAVSDAQRAAAADLNWVATIHNAVPVESFPFRRDKEDYAVFLGRTTPEKGIPEAIAAAADAGVPLRIAAKCREPEEHRYFREVVEPLLGDGVEWLGEVGCREKPGLLAAARCLLFPIQWDEPFGMVMVEAMACGTPVVALRRGSVPEVVAHGDTGFVCDTHDDLVAALHRVGDLSPDRCRAEVQRRFDVTTMAAHYEQVYRSVLSPSRWTGRAV from the coding sequence GTGACCGGGTTGCGCATCGCGATGATCGCCCCGCCGTGGCTGGAGTTGCCGCCCACCGGTTACGGGGGCACGGAAGCGATGTGCGCGCACCTGGTGGAGCAGTTGACCGCGCGCGGGCACGAGGTGGTGCTCGTCGGCGTCGGGCGCAACGGGACGTCGGCGGCGCGGTTCATCCCGACCTACCGGACGCCGCAGTGCGCACGCATGGGGCAGAACACCCCGGAAGTCGTGCACGCCGCCGAACTGACGGCAATACTGTCCGAAGTGGACGCTGATGTCGTGCACGACCACAGCTTCGCCGGCCCCCTGCTCGCCCGGGGCCGCGCGGAACCCACCGTTGTCACCGCCCACGCCCCCGTCACCGGCGAGATGGGCCGCTACTACCGGGGCCTGGGCGACAGCGTGCACCTGGTGGCCGTGTCCGACGCGCAGCGCGCGGCGGCGGCGGACCTGAACTGGGTCGCCACGATCCACAACGCGGTCCCGGTCGAGTCCTTCCCGTTCCGGCGGGACAAGGAGGACTACGCGGTGTTCCTGGGCCGCACCACGCCCGAGAAGGGCATCCCGGAGGCGATCGCCGCCGCGGCGGACGCGGGCGTCCCGTTGCGCATCGCGGCCAAGTGCCGCGAACCCGAGGAACACCGGTACTTCCGCGAGGTGGTCGAGCCGCTGCTGGGCGACGGCGTCGAGTGGCTGGGCGAGGTCGGCTGCCGCGAGAAGCCCGGCCTGCTGGCGGCGGCGCGCTGCCTGCTGTTCCCGATCCAGTGGGACGAGCCGTTCGGGATGGTGATGGTCGAGGCGATGGCGTGCGGCACGCCGGTGGTGGCGCTGCGCCGGGGTTCGGTGCCGGAAGTGGTGGCGCACGGTGACACCGGCTTCGTCTGCGACACCCACGACGACCTCGTCGCCGCGCTGCACCGGGTCGGCGACCTGAGCCCCGACCGCTGCCGCGCCGAGGTCCAGCGCCGCTTCGACGTCACCACGATGGCCGCCCACTACGAGCAGGTGTACCGCTCGGTGCTCTCGCCGTCGAGGTGGACCGGCCGGGCCGTCTGA
- a CDS encoding DUF4396 domain-containing protein: protein MNQHTHHGWGMAVGATLHCLTGCAIGEVLGMTIGTAAGWGNTATIALSVALAFVFGYALTARRVRRTGVSLGQAVRIALVADTLSIAVMEVVDNLVLVAVPGVMDAGLADALFWLSLAGSLAVAFVVTVPVNRWLIARGRGHAVVPHH from the coding sequence ATGAACCAGCACACGCACCACGGGTGGGGGATGGCGGTCGGTGCGACCCTGCACTGCCTCACCGGCTGCGCCATCGGCGAGGTCCTGGGCATGACCATCGGCACCGCCGCCGGCTGGGGCAACACCGCCACCATCGCCCTGTCGGTCGCCCTGGCCTTCGTCTTCGGCTACGCCCTCACCGCCCGCCGCGTCCGCCGCACCGGGGTGTCGCTGGGGCAGGCGGTCCGCATCGCTCTGGTCGCCGACACGCTCTCCATCGCCGTCATGGAGGTCGTGGACAACCTGGTGCTCGTGGCCGTCCCGGGCGTGATGGACGCGGGCCTGGCCGACGCGCTGTTCTGGCTGTCGCTGGCCGGTTCGCTGGCGGTCGCGTTCGTGGTGACCGTGCCGGTCAACCGGTGGCTCATCGCCCGGGGCCGTGGCCACGCCGTCGTCCCCCACCACTGA
- the pntB gene encoding Re/Si-specific NAD(P)(+) transhydrogenase subunit beta: protein MVASAAAANIVAALLFILSLAGLSKHETSRGGLRFGIIGMALSLGATVLLVVGDADRVLPVLLLSAAIVVGAVVGLWRARVVEMTGMPELIALLHSFVGLAAVLVGWNGHLEHTAYAVASLERIHSAEVAIGIFIGAVTFTGSIVANLKLSARINSSPLMLPGKNFLNVGALVAFAVLTAVYVVEPGVWVLAVLTALALALGWHLVASIGGGDMPVVVSMLNSYSGWAAAASGFLLDNDVLIVTGALVGSSGAYLSYIMCKAMNRSFLSVIAGGFGVEAGPGGDVDYGEHRETTAENVAELLTSAKSVIITPGYGMAVAQAQHGVAELTRRLRERGVEVRFGIHPVAGRLPGHMNVLLAEAKVPYDVVLEMDEINDDFKETSVVLVIGANDTVNPAAEDPGSPIAGMPVLTVWEAENVIVFKRSMASGYAGVQNPLFFRENTAMLFGDAKDRVNDILAAL, encoded by the coding sequence GTGGTGGCCTCCGCCGCAGCCGCGAACATCGTCGCGGCACTGCTGTTCATCCTGTCCCTCGCGGGGCTGTCGAAGCACGAGACCTCGCGCGGCGGGCTGCGCTTCGGGATCATCGGCATGGCGCTGTCGCTGGGCGCCACCGTCCTGCTCGTGGTCGGCGACGCCGACCGGGTGCTGCCCGTGCTGCTGCTGTCCGCGGCGATCGTGGTCGGCGCGGTCGTCGGGCTGTGGCGGGCGCGGGTGGTCGAGATGACCGGGATGCCCGAGCTGATCGCGCTGCTGCACTCGTTCGTCGGGCTCGCGGCGGTGCTGGTCGGGTGGAACGGCCACCTGGAGCACACCGCCTACGCCGTGGCCTCGCTGGAGCGCATCCACTCCGCCGAGGTCGCGATCGGCATCTTCATCGGCGCGGTCACGTTCACCGGCTCGATCGTGGCCAACCTGAAGCTGTCGGCGCGCATCAACTCCAGCCCGCTCATGTTGCCGGGCAAGAACTTCCTCAACGTCGGCGCGCTGGTCGCGTTCGCGGTGCTCACCGCGGTGTACGTGGTCGAACCCGGCGTGTGGGTGCTGGCGGTGCTCACGGCGTTGGCCCTGGCGCTGGGCTGGCACCTGGTGGCATCGATCGGCGGCGGCGACATGCCGGTCGTGGTGTCGATGCTCAACAGCTACTCGGGCTGGGCCGCCGCCGCGTCGGGTTTCCTGCTGGACAACGACGTGCTGATCGTGACCGGCGCGCTCGTGGGGTCGTCGGGTGCCTACCTGTCCTACATCATGTGCAAGGCGATGAACCGGTCGTTCCTGTCGGTCATCGCGGGCGGTTTCGGCGTCGAAGCCGGGCCGGGCGGGGACGTGGACTACGGCGAGCACCGCGAGACCACCGCCGAGAACGTGGCCGAACTGCTCACGAGCGCCAAGTCGGTGATCATCACCCCGGGGTACGGCATGGCCGTCGCCCAGGCGCAGCACGGGGTCGCCGAGCTGACCCGGCGGCTGCGCGAGCGGGGCGTCGAGGTCCGCTTCGGCATCCACCCGGTCGCGGGCAGGCTTCCCGGGCACATGAACGTGCTGCTGGCCGAGGCGAAGGTGCCCTACGACGTCGTGCTGGAGATGGACGAGATCAACGACGACTTCAAGGAGACGTCGGTGGTCCTGGTGATCGGCGCGAACGACACGGTGAACCCGGCCGCCGAGGACCCCGGTTCGCCCATCGCCGGGATGCCGGTGCTCACGGTGTGGGAGGCGGAGAACGTCATCGTGTTCAAGCGCTCGATGGCGTCGGGCTACGCGGGCGTGCAGAACCCGCTGTTCTTCCGGGAGAACACGGCGATGCTGTTCGGCGACGCGAAGGACCGGGTGAACGACATCCTGGCCGCGCTCTGA
- a CDS encoding RICIN domain-containing protein: protein MRTGRAPRATAIAIAALTLAATFVGSAQANAVPAPVTTTAGPHVAYTDGSITSKGPNGEASRVLDVAEWRTENRSRVQLWQHLTTGNTANQRWTSVLQYVRSDGVYVVTIRNNNAPDKCLDESVDKPAADGTAVYIYSCVPGARNQLWNVVPRPDGWFWLQNVYDGRCLDVAEYNYSDGAKIQMWTCHTGWNQAWAD, encoded by the coding sequence ATGAGAACCGGAAGAGCACCGCGCGCCACAGCGATCGCCATCGCCGCGCTGACCTTGGCCGCCACGTTCGTCGGATCCGCTCAAGCGAACGCCGTACCCGCACCGGTCACCACCACCGCCGGGCCGCACGTGGCGTACACGGACGGGTCCATCACCAGCAAGGGGCCCAACGGGGAGGCGTCGCGGGTGCTCGACGTGGCCGAATGGCGGACGGAGAACCGGTCGCGGGTGCAGCTGTGGCAGCACCTCACCACCGGCAACACGGCCAACCAGCGGTGGACCTCGGTGTTGCAGTACGTGCGGTCCGATGGCGTCTACGTGGTGACCATCAGGAACAACAACGCACCGGACAAGTGCCTCGACGAGTCGGTCGACAAGCCGGCGGCGGACGGGACCGCGGTCTACATCTACAGCTGCGTCCCGGGTGCCCGGAACCAGTTGTGGAACGTCGTCCCGAGGCCCGATGGCTGGTTCTGGCTGCAGAACGTCTACGACGGCCGGTGCCTGGACGTGGCCGAGTACAACTACTCCGATGGCGCGAAGATCCAGATGTGGACGTGCCACACCGGCTGGAACCAAGCCTGGGCGGACTGA
- a CDS encoding sensor histidine kinase, with protein MEIPLRRSLRLSITLWATLAFAAAVAVVGALVADFLKSQALRVDELQRTSGLCIGVVVVESGVSEPRWTDHTLRCAHAGPVDGDVSLAPVPLRALLPPGLPLDDAVVLANAQFSSHRPVPRLSLWPFTDPESVTVAFDGSPRTVPVAFLRDAEEERFVAAQRTLNRQVLMLVGGALFLVALAAALVWTTVGRALRPVEAIRRELAHITEHDLARRVPVPRRRNEIARLATTVNATLDRLRTALDDNRRFVADASHELRSPIAALRAELEIAHAHPDLADWRAVVDGALRDTYRLQHLATDLLLLARLDHTTTATGGDTVDLADLVREETSRNRTRHRLTVEVDARPAVVRGSRALLGRLLGNLLDNAERHAHDHITVRLAAHGTSATLEVVDDGPGIPPADRERVFDRFTRLDHARTRDTGGTGLGLPIARRIATHHNGTLDVADHPHGTRFVATLPRIAGGTR; from the coding sequence GTGGAGATCCCGTTACGCCGATCGCTGCGCCTGTCCATCACGCTCTGGGCGACCCTGGCGTTCGCCGCCGCGGTCGCGGTGGTCGGCGCACTGGTGGCCGACTTCCTGAAGAGCCAGGCGTTGCGGGTGGACGAGCTCCAGCGGACCAGCGGGCTGTGCATCGGCGTGGTCGTCGTCGAGTCCGGGGTGTCCGAGCCGCGCTGGACCGACCACACGCTCCGGTGCGCCCACGCCGGGCCGGTCGACGGCGACGTGTCGCTCGCACCCGTGCCGCTGCGGGCGTTGCTGCCGCCGGGGCTGCCGCTCGACGACGCCGTGGTGCTGGCCAACGCCCAGTTCAGCTCCCACCGCCCGGTGCCCCGGCTGTCGTTGTGGCCGTTCACCGATCCCGAGTCGGTCACCGTCGCGTTCGACGGCTCGCCGCGGACCGTGCCCGTCGCGTTCTTGCGCGACGCCGAGGAGGAGCGGTTCGTCGCGGCCCAGCGCACCTTGAACCGGCAGGTGCTCATGCTCGTCGGCGGCGCGCTGTTCCTGGTCGCGCTCGCCGCCGCGCTCGTGTGGACCACGGTCGGGCGGGCGTTGCGCCCGGTGGAGGCGATCCGCCGCGAGCTCGCGCACATCACCGAGCACGACCTCGCCCGGCGCGTCCCCGTGCCGCGCCGCCGCAACGAGATCGCGCGGCTGGCCACGACGGTCAACGCCACCCTCGACCGGTTGCGCACGGCGTTGGACGACAACCGCCGGTTCGTCGCCGACGCCTCCCACGAACTGCGCAGCCCCATCGCCGCGCTCCGCGCCGAACTGGAGATCGCCCACGCCCACCCCGACCTCGCCGACTGGCGGGCCGTCGTGGACGGCGCCCTGCGCGACACCTACCGGCTCCAGCACCTGGCCACCGACCTGCTCCTGCTCGCCCGGCTCGACCACACCACGACCGCGACCGGCGGGGACACCGTCGACCTGGCCGACCTCGTGCGCGAGGAGACCTCCCGCAACCGCACCCGCCACCGGCTCACCGTCGAGGTCGACGCCCGGCCCGCCGTCGTCCGCGGCAGCCGAGCGCTGCTGGGCCGTCTGCTGGGCAACCTGCTGGACAACGCCGAACGCCACGCGCACGACCACATCACCGTCCGCCTCGCCGCCCACGGCACCAGCGCCACCCTGGAGGTCGTCGACGACGGACCCGGGATACCGCCCGCCGACCGCGAACGCGTCTTCGACCGCTTCACCCGCCTGGACCACGCCCGCACCCGCGACACCGGCGGCACGGGCCTCGGCCTGCCCATCGCCCGCCGCATCGCCACCCACCACAACGGCACGCTCGACGTCGCCGACCACCCGCACGGCACCCGTTTCGTCGCCACCCTCCCCCGCATCGCCGGCGGCACGCGTTGA
- a CDS encoding response regulator transcription factor, with the protein MRVLVVEDDRRLAELLARGLAAEGFAVDVEHDGRDGLWRATETPYDVIVLDIMLPGLNGYRVCAQLRSAGVWTPVLMLTAKDGELDEAEGLDTGADDYLTKPFSYLVLVARLRALVRRGGAARPPVLRVGDLELDPAGRTCRRRGTPIELTAKPFAVLEFLMRHHDRVVTKTEIIRNVWDDAHAPDPNLVEAHISALRRKVDAPFDLRTITTVRGIGYRIVDPAER; encoded by the coding sequence ATGCGCGTGCTGGTGGTGGAAGACGATCGACGGCTGGCCGAACTGCTCGCCCGCGGGCTCGCCGCCGAGGGTTTCGCGGTCGACGTGGAGCACGACGGGCGCGACGGGTTGTGGCGGGCCACCGAGACGCCCTACGACGTCATCGTGCTCGACATCATGCTGCCGGGCCTCAACGGCTACCGCGTCTGCGCACAACTGCGGTCCGCGGGCGTGTGGACGCCCGTCCTCATGCTGACCGCCAAGGACGGCGAACTCGACGAAGCCGAGGGCCTGGACACCGGTGCCGACGACTACCTCACCAAACCCTTCTCCTACCTCGTCCTCGTGGCCCGGCTGCGGGCGCTGGTCCGACGCGGCGGCGCCGCCCGGCCGCCGGTGCTGCGGGTGGGCGACCTCGAGCTCGACCCGGCCGGCCGGACCTGCCGACGCCGGGGCACGCCGATCGAGCTGACCGCGAAGCCGTTCGCGGTCCTGGAGTTCCTGATGCGCCACCACGACCGGGTCGTCACCAAGACCGAGATCATCCGCAACGTCTGGGACGACGCGCACGCGCCCGACCCCAACCTGGTGGAGGCGCACATCAGCGCGTTGCGCCGCAAGGTGGACGCGCCGTTCGACCTGCGCACCATCACCACGGTCCGCGGCATCGGCTACCGGATCGTCGACCCGGCGGAGCGCTGA
- a CDS encoding FMN-binding negative transcriptional regulator, with the protein MYVPAHFAPDDDAVRELLLRHGAADLITATERGLVATVLPFVHDPVAGTLRGHLARNNEQWRLPVVGEGLVVVRGPDAYVSPSWYASKAEHGRVVPTWNYVTAHVYGAVEFHDDPAWVGRVVRELTDKHEAGRAEPWSVEDAPAGFVEGQLRAVVGVEVRISRVEAKFKLSQNRSAADVDGVVAGLTGVGDVASAAAVERARR; encoded by the coding sequence GTGTACGTGCCTGCTCACTTCGCCCCTGATGACGACGCCGTGCGGGAGTTGTTGCTCCGGCACGGGGCCGCCGATCTGATCACCGCCACCGAGCGCGGGTTGGTGGCCACGGTGCTGCCGTTCGTCCACGACCCCGTGGCGGGGACGTTGCGCGGACACCTGGCGCGGAACAACGAGCAGTGGCGGCTGCCCGTGGTGGGGGAGGGGTTGGTCGTCGTTCGTGGGCCGGACGCCTACGTCTCGCCGTCTTGGTACGCGAGCAAAGCGGAGCACGGGCGGGTCGTGCCCACGTGGAACTACGTGACCGCGCACGTGTACGGGGCGGTCGAGTTCCACGACGATCCCGCGTGGGTGGGCCGCGTTGTGCGGGAGTTGACCGACAAGCACGAAGCCGGGCGGGCGGAGCCGTGGTCGGTCGAGGACGCGCCGGCGGGGTTCGTGGAGGGGCAACTCCGGGCCGTGGTGGGGGTCGAGGTGCGCATCTCGCGGGTGGAGGCGAAGTTCAAGCTCAGCCAGAACCGGTCCGCGGCCGACGTCGACGGGGTGGTCGCCGGGTTGACGGGCGTGGGGGACGTGGCGTCGGCCGCCGCGGTCGAGCGGGCCCGGCGGTGA
- a CDS encoding DUF1877 family protein, whose product MTLSFIRVTPEELDRAFEDPALAEEFEEEEDRPYCFLEKSWAGIEFLLRAAGVDVDLYEDGDAIDRGAALFGWHDGLVARTAKLLSAMPVEELVGHYDPAKLSAEGVYPMNHLWDADDLDYLRDHYVELVKFFEETVAAGGAMIRSFSF is encoded by the coding sequence ATGACGTTGTCGTTCATCCGGGTGACGCCGGAGGAACTGGATCGCGCGTTCGAGGATCCCGCGCTGGCCGAGGAGTTCGAAGAGGAAGAGGACCGGCCCTACTGCTTCCTGGAGAAGTCGTGGGCCGGGATCGAGTTCCTGTTGCGCGCGGCCGGGGTCGACGTCGACCTGTACGAGGACGGCGACGCCATCGACCGCGGGGCCGCGCTGTTCGGCTGGCACGACGGCCTGGTCGCCAGGACCGCGAAGCTCTTGAGCGCCATGCCGGTCGAGGAGCTCGTCGGTCACTACGACCCGGCGAAGCTCAGCGCCGAGGGCGTCTACCCGATGAACCACCTCTGGGACGCCGACGACCTCGACTACCTGCGCGACCACTACGTCGAGCTGGTCAAGTTCTTCGAGGAGACGGTCGCGGCGGGTGGCGCGATGATCCGGTCGTTCAGCTTCTGA
- a CDS encoding ferredoxin, whose product MKVVVDQDKCVGSGQCVLTADDIFDQSDEDGTVVLLDATPPAERLADVRQAVVMCPAMAITVEE is encoded by the coding sequence GTGAAGGTGGTCGTCGACCAGGACAAGTGCGTCGGCTCCGGGCAGTGCGTGCTGACCGCGGACGACATCTTCGACCAGAGCGACGAGGACGGGACCGTGGTGCTGCTGGACGCCACCCCACCCGCCGAGCGGCTGGCGGACGTGCGGCAGGCCGTGGTGATGTGCCCGGCGATGGCGATCACCGTCGAGGAGTGA
- a CDS encoding GDSL-type esterase/lipase family protein — MEGDGVLRRGVLLVVAAFVVGCTASPPETPPSTTTSAPEAERVYVSLGDSYATGYRPADAGVPAGSGRGFAHLVAERSGLRLVDLACSGATSAQLRSGAGCAPANRGLDAPDPNGSQLDAAVRELRAHKGRVGLVTVVIGGNDLAPCARAQGTQVQEALACASRAVADVRANLAATLPVVREAAGDAPIVGLTYPDVFLGAWVSPAFPDGQGLARLSVSLFRDVFNPALKSEYEKAGAVFVDVTAATGGYGPLTETTQDAAHGPIPTPVAKVCTLTHFCRLADVHPTPAGHEVIADAVLAAVPR; from the coding sequence GTGGAAGGGGACGGCGTGCTGCGGCGGGGTGTGCTGCTCGTGGTGGCGGCGTTCGTGGTCGGGTGTACCGCCTCGCCTCCGGAGACGCCCCCGTCCACGACCACGAGCGCCCCGGAAGCCGAGCGCGTGTACGTGTCGTTGGGCGACTCGTACGCGACCGGCTACCGGCCGGCGGACGCGGGGGTTCCGGCGGGCTCCGGGCGCGGCTTCGCGCACCTGGTCGCCGAGCGGTCCGGGTTGCGGTTGGTCGACCTCGCGTGCAGCGGGGCCACGTCCGCACAGCTGCGGAGCGGGGCGGGGTGCGCGCCGGCGAACCGCGGCCTCGACGCGCCGGACCCGAACGGCAGCCAGCTCGACGCGGCGGTGCGCGAGCTGCGGGCGCACAAGGGGCGGGTGGGGCTGGTGACGGTGGTCATCGGCGGCAACGACCTCGCTCCGTGCGCGCGAGCCCAAGGCACGCAGGTCCAGGAAGCCCTCGCCTGCGCGTCGCGGGCGGTGGCGGACGTGCGCGCCAACCTGGCCGCCACGCTGCCCGTGGTGCGCGAAGCCGCCGGTGACGCCCCGATCGTGGGCCTGACGTACCCGGACGTGTTCCTCGGCGCGTGGGTGTCCCCGGCCTTCCCTGACGGCCAGGGCCTCGCCCGCCTGTCGGTGTCGTTGTTCCGGGACGTCTTCAACCCGGCGCTCAAGTCCGAGTACGAGAAGGCCGGTGCCGTGTTCGTGGACGTCACCGCCGCGACCGGCGGCTACGGGCCGCTGACCGAGACGACCCAGGACGCCGCCCACGGGCCGATCCCGACGCCGGTGGCGAAGGTGTGCACGCTGACCCACTTCTGCCGGCTGGCCGACGTGCACCCGACGCCGGCGGGCCACGAGGTGATCGCCGATGCCGTCCTCGCCGCCGTCCCGAGGTGA
- a CDS encoding Re/Si-specific NAD(P)(+) transhydrogenase subunit alpha has protein sequence MLIGVLKEAADGETRVAATPATVPALRKLGYEVVVEPGAGVAADFTDDAYLDAGASVGSVAEADVVLGVNAPTTAQLDALEDGATVIAMLSPALRPDLVEDLAKRPITALAVDAVPRISRAQSLDVLSSMANIAGYRAVVEAAHEFGRFFTGQVTAAGKVPPAKVLVVGAGVAGLAAIGAAGSLGAVVRATDPRPEVADQVKSLGGEYLAISSPEVEVSATGYAKEMGEDYKAAEARLYAEQCADVDIIITTALIPGRPAPRIITAEMVASMKRGSVIVDMAAQNGGNVEGTVAGEKVVTANGVTILGYTDLPGRLPAQASQLYGTNLVNLLKLMTPEQDGELVVDFDDEVQRSITVVRAGEVTWPPPPVRVSAAPAPVVQEPVAEVPAKRVSPLVKWGLPAVGLALFFLVLATAPAPIPRHFTTLMLSIVIGYYVIGHVAHALHTPLMSVTNAISGIIVVGALVQLGSADPTVTVLAAVAVLLASINIFGGFAVTRRMLAMFRKGD, from the coding sequence GTGCTGATCGGGGTGCTCAAGGAGGCCGCGGACGGGGAGACGCGGGTCGCGGCGACGCCCGCGACCGTGCCCGCGCTGCGCAAGCTCGGGTACGAGGTGGTCGTCGAGCCGGGGGCCGGGGTGGCCGCCGACTTCACCGACGACGCCTACCTGGACGCGGGCGCGTCCGTGGGGTCGGTGGCGGAGGCGGACGTCGTGCTCGGCGTCAACGCGCCGACCACCGCCCAGCTCGACGCGCTGGAGGACGGGGCGACGGTGATCGCCATGCTGTCCCCGGCGCTGCGCCCGGACCTGGTCGAGGATCTCGCCAAGCGGCCGATCACGGCGCTGGCGGTCGACGCGGTGCCGCGGATCAGCCGGGCCCAGTCGCTGGACGTGCTGTCCTCGATGGCCAACATCGCGGGCTACCGGGCCGTGGTCGAGGCGGCGCACGAGTTCGGGCGGTTCTTCACCGGCCAGGTGACCGCCGCGGGCAAGGTGCCGCCGGCGAAGGTGCTGGTGGTGGGTGCGGGCGTGGCGGGGCTGGCGGCGATCGGCGCGGCGGGCTCGCTGGGCGCGGTGGTGCGCGCGACCGACCCCCGGCCCGAGGTGGCCGACCAGGTGAAGTCGCTGGGCGGCGAGTACCTGGCGATCTCGTCGCCGGAGGTCGAGGTCTCCGCCACCGGCTACGCCAAGGAGATGGGCGAGGACTACAAGGCGGCCGAGGCGCGCCTGTACGCCGAGCAGTGCGCGGACGTCGACATCATCATCACCACCGCGCTGATCCCCGGCCGGCCCGCGCCGCGGATCATCACCGCGGAGATGGTCGCGTCCATGAAGCGCGGTTCGGTGATCGTGGACATGGCCGCCCAGAACGGCGGCAACGTCGAGGGCACGGTGGCGGGCGAGAAGGTCGTGACCGCCAACGGCGTGACCATCCTCGGCTACACCGACCTGCCGGGCCGGCTGCCCGCGCAGGCGTCGCAGCTCTACGGCACCAACCTGGTCAACCTGCTCAAGCTGATGACGCCCGAGCAGGACGGGGAGCTCGTCGTCGACTTCGACGACGAGGTGCAGCGCTCGATCACGGTCGTGCGCGCCGGCGAGGTCACGTGGCCGCCGCCACCGGTGCGGGTGTCGGCCGCGCCCGCGCCCGTCGTGCAGGAGCCCGTCGCCGAGGTGCCCGCCAAGCGGGTCAGCCCGCTGGTGAAGTGGGGCCTGCCCGCGGTCGGGCTCGCGCTGTTCTTCCTGGTGCTGGCGACCGCGCCGGCCCCGATCCCGCGGCACTTCACGACGTTGATGCTGTCGATCGTCATCGGCTACTACGTGATCGGCCACGTGGCGCACGCGCTGCACACGCCGCTGATGTCGGTCACCAACGCGATCTCCGGGATCATCGTCGTGGGCGCGCTGGTGCAGCTCGGGTCGGCCGACCCGACCGTGACGGTCCTGGCGGCGGTGGCGGTCCTGCTGGCCTCCATCAACATCTTCGGCGGCTTCGCGGTGACCCGCCGCATGCTGGCGATGTTCCGGAAGGGGGACTGA